One window of the Manihot esculenta cultivar AM560-2 chromosome 14, M.esculenta_v8, whole genome shotgun sequence genome contains the following:
- the LOC122721805 gene encoding uncharacterized protein LOC122721805, producing the protein MRGQGRGSSSRGRGDHDRGNDHTSESQNVNQDLVQYTALIPRPDQGERSTQGAAPSTPASVHTSATASAPIGLPPIASMATSASASASASGSCAPTGHRPHISLVNSIMQPSDPIARRITLIFKEKLVADGYCWKNVPEEKHFLWEEAIEQLMKIAWRKKVAERYHSLMCSVRNGKEKRLSLTEGVMDAWQSAWGATEYKEKCKKFSNNRKSETGGQGAGPSRYCGGSISQYRHQEQMRERLGRDPLPHELFKATHKKKGTSEFVDARSKAIHDRFLTLKEQASQTDNDSSQASRIDEAQLYFEAVGGEKKRRAYGLGSQASVFFPNKTSASTSFTSAQQNQDLQNEMADLRRKLQKHEDNEQTLLEQNVRTTSELSHMKDLLMQLVSQRQGNQPSAPGEGTSAQPPDQADETNDEDEDEDENTTHL; encoded by the exons ATGAGAGGACAAGGACGTGGATCTTCATCACGAGGTCGAGGAGACCATGACAGGGGTAATGACCACACAAGTGAATCACAGAATGTCAATCAAGATTTGGTGCAATACACTGCTTTGATTCCTAGACCAGACCAGGGTGAGAGATCCACACAGGGTGCTGCACCATCCACTCCTGCTTCAGTGCACACATCTGCTACTGCCTCAGCTCCCATTGGTTTGCCACCTATTGCATCGATGGCTACATCTGCATCTGcatctgcttctgcttctggtAGTTGTGCACCTACAGGACACAGACCACATATTTCCTTAGTAAACTCAAT TATGCAGCCTTCTGATCCGATTGCTAGGCGGATTACCTTGATCTTCAAGGAAAAGTTAGTAGCAGATGGCTATTGTTGGAAAAATGTACCTGAAGAG AAACACTTCTTATGGGAGGAGGCAATAGAACAGCTTATGAAGATAGCTTGGAGGAAGAAAGTTGCCGAGCGGTATCATAGCCTTATGTGTAGCGTAAGGAATGGGAAGGAGAAGAGACTATCACTGACAGAAGGAGTAATGGATGCATGGCAATCCGCTTGGGGAGCAACTGAGTATAAAGAGAAAtgcaaaaaattctcaaataacAGAAAGAGTGAAACAGGTGGGCAAGGCGCTGGCCCATCAAGAtattgtggaggatccatatcTCAGTATAGGCATCAAGAACAGATG CGCGAAAGACTAGGCAGAGATCCTCTACCTCATGAGTTATTTAAGGCTACACATAAGAAGAAGGGTACCTCAGAGTTTGTTGATGCACGCTCAAAGGCCATTCat GACCGCTTTCTGACTTTGAAAGAGCAAGCATCACAGACAGATAATGACAGTAGTCAGGCATCCCGCATTGATGAGGCTCAGTTATACTTTGAGGCAGTAggtggagagaaaaaaagaagggcGTATGGTCTTGGATCACAGGCTTCAGTTTTCTTCCCAAACAAGACTTCTGCTAGTACATCCTTCACATCAGCTCAGCAAAATCAGGATCTTCAAAATGAAATGGCTGATCTCAGACGCAAGCTACAGAAGcatgaggataatgaacaaacATTGCTTGAGCAAAATGTGCGGACTACCTCTGAGCTCTCACATATGAAGGATTTACTTATGCAGCTTGTGAGTCAAAGACAAGGCAACCAGCCTTCAGCTCCCGGTGAGGGAACTTCTGCACAGCCTCCTGATCAAGCAGATGAAACTAATGATGAGGATGAGGACGAGGACGAGAACACTACacatttatag